A single region of the Brachypodium distachyon strain Bd21 chromosome 3, Brachypodium_distachyon_v3.0, whole genome shotgun sequence genome encodes:
- the LOC100838321 gene encoding cryptochrome-1 — MGGSERTIVWFRRDLRIDDNPALAAAARDGSVLPIFIWCPADEGQFYPGRCSRWWLKESLAHLGKSLEALGCPLHLIRAEESSLAALLQCVHSIGATRVVYNHLYDPVSLVRDDNVKNELSVLGISFESFNGDLLYQPWEVYDDNGHAFTTFNLYWEQCLKLPIEVSPSLAPWRLVPVPGIENLQSCSIDDLGLESSKDEESSNALLSRAWSPGWRNAEKTLEEFVCQGLQDYSKHGMKVAGATTSLLSPYLHYGELSVRKIYQLVRMQQIKWENEGKSEAGESINLFLQSVGLREYSRYLCFNFPFTHERSLLGNLKHYPWQVDEDRFKSWRQGMTGYPLVDAGMRELWATGWTHNRIRVIVSSFAVKFLLIPWTWGMKYFWDVLLDADLESDILGWQYISGSLPDGHELSRLDNPEVQGQKYDPDGEYVRTWIPELARMPTEWIHHPWDAPSSILQVAGVELGFNYPKPIVELHTARECLDDAISTMWQLDTAEKLAELDGEVVEDNLSHIKSFDIPKVVLKELSPSAPPIDQRVPSSSGRNHELQPKASKTEDTGSIVNSLISRKRYSSGSAFDVPSCSCSVEVRSQNQDTGCSLVESSRYVSHKTERNCADKAEDDDSADSGTSISRPSKKPA, encoded by the exons ATGGGCGGCTCGGAGAGGACCATTGTTTGGTTCAGGAGGGACCTCAGGATCGACGATAACCCGGCCTTGGCCGCCGCAGCGAGGGACGGCTCTGTGCTCCCTATCTTCATATGGTGCCCTGCCGACGAAGGGCAGTTCTATCCCGGACGGTGCTCCCGGTGGTGGCTCAAGGAGTCGCTTGCCCACCTTGGCAAGTCGTTGGAGGCGCTTGGGTGCCCGCTCCATCTGATCCGAGCTGAGGAGAGCTCTCTTGCCGCGCTTCTGCAGTGCGTTCATTCAATCGGCGCCACTAGAGTGGTTTATAATCATCTATATG ACCCTGTTTCACTTGTGCGCGATGACAACGTCAAGAATGAGCTTTCGGTTCTTGGAATTTCTTTCGAGAGTTTCAACGGTGACCTTCTGTATCAGCCATGGGAAGTTTATGATGATAATGGGCATGCATTTACAACCTTCAATCTGTATTGGGAGCAGTGCTTGAAATTACCTATCGAGGTGTCGCCATCTCTTGCACCTTGGAGGTTGGTGCCAGTTCCAG GTATAGAGAATCTCCAAAGTTGTTCAATTGATGATCTAGGTCTTGAATCAAGTAAGGATGAGGAATCAAGCAATGCTTTGCTAAGCAGGGCCTGGTCTCCTGGCTGGCGCAACGCAGAAAAGACGCTAGAGGAGTTTGTGTGCCAAGGTCTTCAAGATTATTCAAAACATGGAATGAAGGTTGCGGGAGCTACAACCTCATTGCTTTCACCATATCTTCATTATGGTGAGTTGAGTGTAAGGAAAATTTATCAACTTGTCAGGATGCAACAAATCAAGTGGGAAAATGAGGGAAAATCTGAAGCTGGGGAGAGCATTAACTTGTTCTTGCAATCAGTTGGTCTTCGAGAATATTCACGTTACTTGTGTTTCAACTTCCCCTTCACACATGAAAGGTCGTTGCTGGGGAACTTGAAGCACTACCCATGGCAAGTAGATGAGGACAGGTTCAAGTCCTGGAGACAGGGAATGACCGGATACCCATTAGTAGATGCTGGCATGAGGGAGCTTTGGGCGACTGGGTGGACACATAATAGGATAAGAGTCATCGTTTCAAGCTTCGCTGTAAAATTCCTACTAATTCCATGGACCTGGGGGATGAAGTACTTTTGGGATGTGCTATTGGATGCTGATCTAGAAAGTGATATTCTTGGTTGGCAGTACATATCTGGGAGTTTGCCTGATGGCCATGAGCTCAGTCGTCTTGATAATCCTGAG GTTCAAGGACAAAAGTACGACCCAGATGGGGAATATGTAAGAACTTGGATTCCGGAACTAGCTAGAATGCCCACAGAATGGATCCATCATCCCTGGGATGCACCGAGCTCTATACTACAAGTTGCTGGAGTTGAGCTAGGCTTTAACTATCCTAAGCCCATAGTAGAACTTCACACGGCTCGGGAGTGCTTGGATGATGCCATCTCCACAATGTGGCAATTGGATACAGCTGAAAAACTTGCAGAATTGGATGGTGAGGTTGTGGAAGATAACTTGAGTCATATCAAGAGTTTTGACATCCCAAAAGTTGTTTTGAAGGAACTATCTCCAAGTGCTCCTCCCATCGATCAAAGGGTGCCTTCTTCTAGTGGCAGGAATCACGAGTTACAGCCTAAGGCCTCAAAGACGGAAGATACAGGATCTATAGTGAACTCACTGATATCAAGAAAAAGATACAGTAGCGGGAGTGCCTTTGATGTCCCGTCTTGCTCATGTTCAGTTGAAGTGCGCTCCCAGAATCAGGATACTGGTTGTTCGTTAGTTGAGTCTTCAAGATATGTATCGCATAAAACAGAGAGAAACTGTGCTGATAAG GCAGAAGATGACGACAGTGCAGATAGTGGTACAAGCATCTCAAGACCATCCAAGAAACCTGCTTAG
- the LOC100844289 gene encoding pentatricopeptide repeat-containing protein At4g18840, whose protein sequence is MASGILYAQPSSWLAAVAAAATAEPAILRRAHAALLTSGHLWSRGSVNSLLRTTRIPTACALLLRFLLLHRLPPDHLSISFSLHSCTRLPCHPIASLLHSFAVRLGHAGDVYIVNAAVSAYFTAADVASAERLFSDTSKDVADVVTWTTMVAGHARAGDVERARWFFDAMPERNVVSWNAMLGAYASAGMLSEARKLFDGMHSRNAATWSSMVTGLVQSDHCEEALRVFSDMVARGVVPNESILVSVISACAQLRSLEHGVWVHAYVKRELHGSMSVILATAIVDMYGKCGCIHNAIRVFAAMPVRNIYSWNSMITGLAMNGREMQALSLFWKMQMAGVQPNDITFIGLLGACSHSGLVDEGRWLFNRMVNDFGIQPVPEHYGLMVDLLGRAGLVKEAVDFVKNMPVEPHPGLWGALAGACNIHGEVELGEEIAKKLIELEPRHGSRYILLSNIYGTSSRWEDMATVRRLIKERKVSKGTGNAVVGNDVRCMESTLG, encoded by the coding sequence ATGGCGAGCGGCATCCTTTACGCCCAGCCCTCCTCCTGGCTTGCCGccgtggcggccgcggccacaGCCGAACCTGCCATCCTCCGCCGTGCGCACGCCGCGCTCCTCACCTCCGGGCACCTCTGGTCCCGCGGCTCCGTTAACTCCCTCCTCCGCACAACTCGAATCCCCACCGCCTGCGCGCTTCTCCTCcgtttcctcctcctccaccgtctCCCACCAGACCACCTCTCTATCTCCTTCTCCCTCCACTCCTGCACCCGCCTCCCCTGCCACCCCATCGCCAGCCTCCTACACTCCTTCGCCGTCAGGCTtggccacgccggcgacgTGTACATCGTCAATGCTGCCGTATCCGCATACTTCACCGCCGCCGATGTCGCCTCGGCAGAGCGGCTCTTCTCCGATACCTCGAAGGATGTCGCCGACGTTGTTACCTGGACCACCATGGTCGCCGGGCACGCCAGAGCCGGCGACGTGGAGAGGGCGAGGTGGTTCTTCGATGCCATGCCCGAGAGGAACGTGGTTTCCTGGAACGCGATGCTGGGCGCGTATGCCAGCGCGGGCATGCTGTCCGAGGCGCGGAAGCTGTTCGACGGAATGCACAGCCGGAAtgctgccacgtggagctccatGGTCACTGGGCTCGTTCAGTCTGATCACTGTGAGGAGGCGTTGAGGGTGTTCAGTGACATGGTCGCGAGGGGTGTTGTGCCGAATGAGTCTATACTGGTGAGCGTCATTTCAGCGTGCGCGCAGCTGCGGTCGTTGGAGCACGGTGTGTGGGTGCATGCATATGTCAAGCGGGAGCTGCATGGATCCATGAGCGTTATCCTCGCGACAGCAATCGTAGACATGTATGGTAAATGTGGGTGTATCCATAATGCCATCAGAGTGTTTGCTGCAATGCCGGTGAGAAACATCTATTCATGGAATTCGATGATCACTGGCCTTGCCATGAATGGCAGGGAGATGCAGGCCTTGTCACTCTTCTGGAAGATGCAAATGGCTGGTGTTCAACCAAATGACATAACCTTCATCGGGTTGCTGGGCGCTTGCAGCCACTCAGGTCTTGTTGATGAGGGCCGCTGGTTGTTCAACAGGATGGTCAATGACTTCGGAATCCAGCCAGTCCCGGAGCACTATGGCTTAATGGTTGATTTACTCGGAAGGGCGGGTCTTGTCAAAGAGGCAGTGGATTTTGTGAAGAACATGCCAGTGGAACCGCACCCGGGCTTATGGGGTGCACTTGCTGGCGCCTGCAACATCCATGGTGAGGTGGAGCTTGGTGAAGAGATTGCCAAGAAGCTCATTGAGCTGGAGCCCCGTCATGGCAGCCGGTACATCCTCCTGTCAAACATATATGGCACCTCGAGCAGATGGGAGGACATGGCCACTGTGCGCAGGCTCATCAAGGAGCGCAAGGTCTCCAAGGGCACTGGCAATGCTGTGGTTGGAAATGATGTTCGGTGTATGGAGTCCACTCTCGGTTAG
- the LOC100843986 gene encoding inositol phosphorylceramide glucuronosyltransferase 1, with the protein MRWLWAALLAAAALLAAAGGGVVAAEGAEEAYVTLLYGDEFVLGVRVLGKSIRDAGTRRDLVVLVSDGVSEYSRKLLQADGFIVKHITLLANPNQVRPTRFWGVYTKLKIFNMTSYKKVVYLDADTIVVKSIEDLFNCGKFCANLKHSERMNSGVMVVEPSETLFKDMMNKVDSLPSYTGGDQGFLNSYYADFANSRVYDPNKPSTPEPETQRLSTLYNADVGLYMLANKWMVDEKELRVIHYTLGPLKPWDWWTAWLVKPVAVWQNVRQNLEESLPGTGGGKNPRDQLVVKILFILPFCMLLCGYYGSCFQTNKELLSIRTLCAFARQARYKYKSEEALPSYSTVGGASSSFGISNQKLSNGAHLKLPSYFGPITVLVCFICALMALGSAFLVIPRQVMPWTGLLLMFEWTFVVFFLLFGSFLRFVYKRGNCSANHVGHSSLDSSENHAVTGHQRNTSDCDKDAAFYWTGMAVISTIALLSPTVLGITAIFAKLGLMVAGGVVLASFMTYASEHLAMSAFVRGQRDGRSKRPER; encoded by the exons ATGCGGTGGCTCTGGGCtgccctcctcgccgcggcggccttgctggcggccgccggcggcggggttgttgcggcggagggggcggaggaggcatACGTGACGCTGCTCTACGGGGACGAGTTCGTCCTCGGCGTGCGCGTCCTCGGGAAGTCCATCCGCGACGCCGGCACCCGCCGCGACCTCGTCGTGCTCGTCTCCGACGGCGTCTCCGAGTACTCGCGGAAGCTCCTCCAG GCTGATGGTTTTATAGTGAAGCATATAACTTTGCTGGCTAATCCTAATCAAGTGAGGCCAACAAGGTTTTGGGGTGTGTACaccaaattaaaaatattCAACATGACTAGCTACAAAAAAG TTGTCTACCTTGACGCTGACACCATTGTGGTGAAAAGTATTGAGGATCTTTTCAACTGTGGAAAGTTCTgtgcaaacttgaaacattctGAGAGAATGAATTCTGGAGTAATGGTTGTTGAGCCATCTGAAACTCTTTTCAAGGATATGATGAACAAAGTTGACAGCTTACCTTCTTACACAGGAG GGGATCAAGGTTTTCTGAATTCGTATTATGCTGATTTTGCCAATTCTCGTGTTTATGATCCCAATAAACCTTCAACGCCTGAACCTGAGACACAACGCCTTTCCACATTGTATAATGCTGATGTCGGCCTTTACATGCTTGCCAACAAG TGGATGGTTGATGAGAAAGAACTTAGAGTTATTCACTACACACTTGGGCCTCTTAAGCCTTGGGACTGGTGGACAGCCTGGCTTGTTAAACCTGTAGCTGTATGGCAG AATGTGAGGCAAAATCTTGAAGAATCTCTCCCTGGAACTGGTGGAGGGAAAAACCCTCGTGATCAGCTGGTGGTCAAAATACTTTTCATTCTTCCCTTCTGCATGCTGTTATGTGGTTATTATGGATCATGTTTTCAG ACTAATAAGGAGCTATTGAGTATAAGAACTCTATGTGCTTTTGCTAGACAAGCTCGCTACAAATACAAGTCTGAAGAGGCACTTCCATCTTATTCAACAGTTGGAGGGGCTTCATCTTCCTTTGGTATATCAAATCAAAAG TTATCCAACGGAGCACATCTGAAGTTGCCTTCTTATTTCGGTCCAATCACTGTGCTAGTCTGTTTCATTTGTGCACTGATGGCGCTTGGGTCTGCATTTCTTGTTATTCCACGGCAAGTGATGCCATGGACCGGTTTGTTACTGATGTTTGAGTGGACGTTTGTGgtgttcttcttgttgtttggGAGTTTCCTTCGTTTTGTGTATAAACGGGGAAATTGTAGTGCAAATCATGTTGGGCATAGCAGTTTGGATTCATCAGAGAATCATGCTGTCACAG GCCATCAGCGGAATACATCTGACTGTGACAAAGATGCAGCTTTCTATTGGACAGGGATGGCTGTCATATCTACCATAGCACTATTATCACCAACCGTCCTGGGCATAACTGCAATTTTTGCAAA GCTTGGGTTAATGGTAGCAGGTGGTGTGGTGCTGGCATCGTTCATGACGTATGCTTCGGAGCATCTAGCTATGTCGGCTTTTGTCAGGGGTCAAAGAGATGGTAGATCGAAACGCCCCGAGAGGTAG